One segment of Microbacterium arborescens DNA contains the following:
- a CDS encoding NAD(P)-dependent oxidoreductase, whose translation MARIAVIGGTGYAGSHIVEEAVSRGHTVVSVARKVPAERVEGATYLEGTLLDVPALVSQLEGVDVVVSAVAPRGDMQGQVRPNTALLAESLPENVRLGVVGGAGGSLVAPGGPRLVDSGFPEEFKDEALEAIGILDDLQADDSGRDWFFIHPAGGFGSFNPGERTGHYRDGGDVLVTDENGDSFISGADFAIAVVDEIENPKHVRERFTVGY comes from the coding sequence ATGGCACGTATCGCCGTCATCGGAGGCACCGGTTACGCCGGCAGCCACATCGTCGAGGAGGCCGTCTCGCGCGGCCACACCGTCGTCTCCGTCGCCCGCAAGGTTCCCGCCGAGCGCGTCGAGGGTGCGACCTACCTGGAGGGGACGCTGCTCGACGTGCCCGCCCTCGTTTCGCAGCTGGAAGGGGTCGACGTCGTGGTCTCGGCCGTGGCACCGCGCGGTGACATGCAGGGTCAGGTGCGCCCCAACACGGCGCTACTGGCCGAGAGCCTGCCCGAGAACGTGCGTCTCGGCGTCGTCGGCGGCGCGGGCGGCAGCCTGGTCGCGCCGGGCGGCCCGCGTCTGGTCGACAGCGGCTTCCCCGAAGAGTTCAAGGACGAGGCGCTCGAAGCCATCGGCATCCTCGACGACCTGCAGGCCGACGACAGTGGCCGCGATTGGTTCTTCATCCACCCCGCGGGTGGTTTCGGCTCGTTCAACCCGGGTGAGCGCACCGGACACTACCGTGACGGCGGCGACGTCCTCGTGACCGACGAGAACGGCGATTCGTTCATCTCGGGCGCCGACTTCGCCATCGCCGTCGTCGATGAGATCGAGAACCCGAAGCACGTCCGCGAGCGCTTCACCGTCGGTTACTGA
- a CDS encoding glycogen/starch/alpha-glucan phosphorylase — protein MALAPVASPPATVDGFVREFLLNLNMERGVALSSATETDKYMALAATVRDYLVARWLEDQRRQREDQRKAVCYLSAEYLLGRQLDNNLLAAGLTEIATEALAACGIDIDTMRGHEVEPGLGNGGLGRLAACFVDSLATLSVPSIGYGIRYEYGIFRQVFRNGEQIEKPDAWLALGSPWEFRHPEAAQTVSFGGHTETYDDEGVIRSRWVPAWSVRAVPYNYMVPGYQNGRVNTLRLWSAEATKAFDLRTFNSGDYVEAVRAQTFAENISKVLYPEDSTPQGKELRLQQQYFFVAASIADYMTKVLPDDFVIEDLPDRVIFQLNDTHPVIAVPEMMRVLVDERKLDWDAAWAITQKCFAYTCHTLLPEALEVWSVDLLGRLLPRHLEIIYRINDEFLLRVRERFGDDEQRLRDMSIVSEHRAVRMAYLATVAGAKVNGVAELHSQLLREKVLHQFDEMMPEKFTNVTNGVTPRRFMRLANPELSDLITAALGTGWLTDLERLRELESYAEDPDFRVAFADVKASNKRRLNDVLMKRDGFQIADDHLLDVMVKRLHEYKRQTLKLLHIVTLYERVVSGRVAASDLQPRTFIFGAKAAPGYAMAKRVIHLINAVGSVVNNDPRLEGRLKVVFPPNYNVTLAERVIPAADLSEQISLAGKEASGTGNMKFALNGALTIGTDDGANVEIRELVGDDNFFLFGMSEPEVEELWAAGYRPGEFAQADEELRRALDLIGSGAFSDGDRSTFEPVVSNLLYDDRFMVLADYTSYIAAQERVDAAYADRDAWTRSAILNVARTGFFSSDRSIRDYIDRIWHTQPAR, from the coding sequence CTGGCGCTCGCGCCGGTGGCCTCGCCTCCGGCGACGGTCGACGGCTTCGTGCGCGAGTTCCTGCTGAATCTCAACATGGAACGCGGCGTCGCGCTCTCGTCGGCCACCGAGACCGACAAGTACATGGCGCTGGCCGCGACCGTGCGCGACTACCTCGTGGCGCGGTGGCTCGAGGACCAGCGTCGTCAGCGCGAAGACCAGCGCAAGGCCGTGTGCTACCTGTCGGCGGAGTATCTCCTCGGCCGCCAGCTCGACAACAACCTGCTTGCCGCCGGGCTCACCGAGATCGCCACCGAAGCGCTCGCCGCGTGCGGGATCGACATCGACACGATGCGCGGGCACGAGGTCGAGCCGGGGCTGGGCAATGGTGGCCTGGGGCGGCTCGCCGCGTGCTTCGTCGACTCGCTCGCGACCCTCAGCGTTCCGAGCATCGGCTACGGCATCCGGTACGAGTACGGCATCTTCCGCCAGGTCTTCCGCAACGGCGAGCAGATCGAGAAGCCGGACGCCTGGCTCGCGCTCGGGTCGCCCTGGGAATTCCGCCACCCGGAGGCGGCGCAGACCGTGTCGTTCGGCGGTCACACCGAGACCTACGACGACGAGGGCGTCATCCGCAGCCGCTGGGTGCCGGCCTGGAGCGTCCGCGCCGTGCCCTACAACTACATGGTGCCCGGCTACCAGAACGGGCGGGTGAACACCCTCCGCCTGTGGAGCGCGGAGGCGACGAAGGCATTCGATCTCCGCACCTTCAACAGCGGCGACTACGTCGAGGCGGTGCGCGCGCAGACCTTCGCCGAGAACATCTCGAAGGTCCTCTACCCCGAAGACTCCACGCCGCAGGGCAAGGAGCTGCGGCTCCAGCAGCAGTACTTCTTCGTCGCGGCATCCATCGCCGACTACATGACGAAGGTGCTGCCCGACGACTTCGTGATCGAGGATCTGCCCGACCGCGTGATCTTCCAGCTCAACGACACGCACCCCGTCATCGCGGTCCCCGAGATGATGCGCGTTCTCGTCGACGAGCGGAAGCTCGACTGGGACGCCGCGTGGGCGATCACCCAGAAGTGCTTCGCCTACACCTGCCACACGCTGCTGCCGGAGGCGCTCGAGGTCTGGTCGGTCGATCTGCTGGGACGGCTGCTGCCGCGGCATCTCGAGATCATCTACCGCATCAACGACGAGTTCCTGCTGCGCGTGCGCGAGCGGTTCGGCGACGACGAGCAGCGCCTGCGCGACATGTCGATCGTGTCCGAGCACCGCGCGGTGCGCATGGCCTACCTCGCCACGGTCGCCGGTGCGAAGGTCAACGGCGTCGCCGAGTTGCACTCGCAGCTGCTGCGCGAGAAGGTGCTGCATCAGTTCGACGAGATGATGCCCGAGAAGTTCACGAACGTGACGAACGGGGTGACCCCGCGCCGCTTCATGCGTCTGGCGAACCCCGAGCTGTCGGATCTCATCACCGCCGCGCTCGGCACGGGCTGGCTCACCGACCTCGAGCGGCTCCGCGAGCTCGAGTCGTACGCCGAAGACCCGGACTTCCGCGTGGCGTTCGCCGACGTCAAGGCGTCGAACAAACGCCGCCTGAACGACGTGCTGATGAAGCGCGACGGATTCCAGATCGCCGACGATCACCTGCTCGACGTCATGGTCAAGCGGCTGCACGAGTACAAGCGCCAGACCCTCAAGCTGCTCCACATCGTCACGCTCTATGAGCGGGTCGTGTCGGGCCGGGTCGCGGCATCCGATCTGCAGCCGCGCACATTCATCTTCGGGGCCAAGGCGGCCCCGGGGTACGCGATGGCCAAGCGCGTCATCCACCTCATCAACGCCGTGGGCTCGGTCGTCAACAACGACCCGCGTCTCGAGGGGCGGCTCAAGGTCGTCTTCCCGCCGAACTACAACGTCACCCTCGCCGAACGGGTGATTCCCGCGGCCGACCTGTCGGAGCAGATCTCGCTCGCCGGCAAGGAGGCCTCGGGCACGGGAAACATGAAGTTCGCCCTGAACGGGGCGCTCACCATCGGCACCGACGACGGCGCGAATGTCGAGATCCGCGAGCTCGTCGGCGACGACAACTTCTTCCTGTTCGGCATGAGCGAGCCCGAGGTCGAAGAGCTCTGGGCCGCGGGGTACCGTCCGGGGGAGTTCGCCCAGGCCGACGAGGAGCTGCGTCGCGCGCTCGACCTCATCGGCTCCGGGGCATTCTCGGACGGCGACCGCTCGACCTTCGAGCCCGTCGTGTCGAACCTGCTCTACGACGACCGCTTCATGGTGCTCGCGGACTACACGTCGTACATCGCCGCTCAGGAGCGGGTGGATGCCGCCTACGCCGACCGCGACGCCTGGACCCGATCGGCCATCCTGAACGTCGCCCGAACGGGCTTCTTCTCGTCGGACCGCTCGATCCGCGACTACATCGACCGCATCTGGCACACCCAGCCCGCTCGCTGA
- the rlmB gene encoding 23S rRNA (guanosine(2251)-2'-O)-methyltransferase RlmB, with product MAKPGNPSAGRGKKKGPTKGTGGKNRRSLEGRGPTPKAEDRAWHPAGKRKAAQERYVAAGGKPQQRQGSSNRSPKSKSGDDTETVTGRNSVLEALRAKIPATAFYIAQRVEMDDRVKEMLSIATNRGIPVLEVTRQELDRMAGFDGVHQGVAIKVPPYEYGHPQDLLEEVIDSGETPLFVALDGVTDPRNLGAIMRSAAAFGSQGVIVPQRRSAGVNSAAWKTSAGAAARIPVVIAPNLTTTLKEFKKQGVFVLGLDGGGDVELPSLQLADRPVVIVVGSEGKGLSRLVTETCDQVVSIPISSATESLNAGIAASVALYQVATIRAAQE from the coding sequence GTGGCTAAGCCAGGAAACCCGTCCGCCGGACGCGGCAAGAAGAAGGGGCCCACGAAGGGCACCGGTGGGAAGAACCGCCGCTCGCTCGAGGGGCGCGGCCCGACTCCGAAGGCGGAGGATCGCGCCTGGCACCCCGCCGGCAAGCGGAAGGCCGCCCAGGAGCGCTACGTCGCCGCAGGCGGCAAGCCGCAGCAGCGCCAGGGCAGCTCGAACCGGTCGCCGAAGTCGAAGTCGGGTGACGACACCGAGACCGTCACGGGCCGCAACAGCGTGCTCGAGGCACTGCGCGCGAAGATCCCCGCGACGGCCTTCTACATCGCGCAGCGCGTCGAGATGGACGACCGCGTCAAGGAGATGCTGTCGATCGCGACGAACCGCGGCATCCCGGTGCTCGAGGTCACCCGTCAGGAGCTCGACCGTATGGCCGGCTTCGACGGCGTGCACCAGGGCGTGGCGATCAAGGTGCCCCCGTACGAATACGGCCACCCGCAGGATCTGCTCGAGGAGGTCATCGACTCGGGTGAGACTCCGCTGTTCGTCGCCCTCGACGGCGTCACCGACCCGCGTAACCTCGGCGCGATCATGCGTTCGGCGGCGGCCTTCGGCAGTCAGGGCGTCATCGTCCCGCAGCGTCGCTCGGCTGGCGTCAACTCCGCGGCGTGGAAGACCAGCGCCGGCGCGGCCGCGCGTATCCCGGTGGTGATCGCGCCGAACCTGACGACCACGCTGAAGGAGTTCAAGAAGCAGGGCGTCTTCGTGCTCGGCCTCGACGGCGGGGGCGACGTCGAGCTGCCCTCGTTGCAGCTCGCCGATCGCCCCGTCGTCATCGTCGTGGGCTCGGAGGGCAAGGGTCTCTCGCGCCTGGTGACCGAGACGTGCGACCAGGTCGTCTCGATCCCGATCTCGTCGGCGACAGAGTCGCTGAACGCCGGGATCGCGGCATCCGTCGCGCTCTACCAGGTCGCCACGATCCGCGCGGCCCAGGAGTGA